The following coding sequences are from one Geothrix sp. window:
- a CDS encoding DciA family protein, whose product MRRAPRLVPIGARQPNQKAEARLRQAWHFVVGPALADRTRPLRVERDVLVMGCWELTRIAALREAAEAVWPQVRDRIHRALGLSLKGLQIIPCDPPAEAPDRHEDPDPLRRALRLLHTRRLERIRLGLESE is encoded by the coding sequence ATGAGACGCGCCCCGCGCCTCGTCCCCATCGGGGCCCGCCAGCCCAACCAGAAGGCCGAGGCCCGCCTGCGGCAGGCCTGGCACTTCGTGGTCGGCCCCGCCCTCGCGGACCGGACCCGCCCCCTGCGGGTGGAACGGGACGTCCTGGTCATGGGCTGCTGGGAACTGACCCGCATCGCGGCCCTCCGCGAAGCCGCCGAGGCCGTCTGGCCCCAGGTCCGCGACCGCATCCACCGTGCCCTGGGCCTGAGCCTCAAGGGCCTGCAGATCATTCCCTGCGACCCGCCCGCGGAGGCCCCGGACCGCCACGAGGATCCCGACCCCCTGCGCCGCGCCCTCCGCCTCCTCCACACCCGCCGTCTCGAACGGATCCGCCTCGGACTCGAGTCCGAATAG
- a CDS encoding MarC family protein encodes MDSSSFISAIVLLVLVTDPLGNIPLFVGLLRQVDPARRQRIIVREVLFAFAILVFFALFGQRVLKLMHLTDTSLGIAGGVILFLIALKMVFPHPEGRGADHPLHGEPFLVPLAIPFIAGPSAIATVLLLVSREPNRLWEWLGALSVAMAISAVVLGFAEKIADFLGEQVTMAFERLMGLVLTAIAIEMLLAGIQKFLLQVRVA; translated from the coding sequence ATGGACTCGTCTTCCTTCATCTCCGCCATCGTGCTCCTGGTCCTGGTCACGGATCCCCTGGGCAACATCCCGCTCTTCGTGGGGCTGCTGCGCCAGGTGGATCCCGCCCGGCGCCAGCGGATCATCGTCCGCGAGGTGCTGTTCGCCTTCGCCATCCTGGTGTTCTTCGCGCTCTTCGGACAGCGGGTGCTCAAGCTCATGCACCTCACGGACACGTCGCTGGGCATCGCGGGCGGGGTGATCCTCTTCCTCATCGCCCTGAAGATGGTGTTCCCCCATCCCGAGGGCCGCGGCGCCGACCACCCGCTCCACGGGGAGCCCTTCCTGGTGCCCCTGGCCATCCCATTCATCGCGGGCCCCTCCGCCATCGCCACGGTGCTGCTGCTGGTGAGCCGCGAGCCGAATCGCCTGTGGGAGTGGCTGGGCGCCCTGTCCGTGGCCATGGCCATCTCGGCCGTGGTGCTGGGCTTCGCGGAGAAGATCGCCGACTTCCTGGGGGAGCAGGTCACCATGGCCTTCGAGCGGCTCATGGGCCTGGTGCTGACGGCCATCGCCATCGAGATGCTCCTGGCGGGCATCCAGAAGTTCCTGCTGCAGGTGCGGGTCGCCTAG
- a CDS encoding DUF4442 domain-containing protein, which produces MGSGLERFKQTFGMRLFGWLKIPLLASVRPSVIELSETRCVIKVPLRRWSKNHLGSMYFGALAIGADCAGGLLAMDQIKRSGAKVNLVFKAFQAQFLKRPESDVYFICEEGQAIRDQVRRALESEDRITEPMHIQAAVKLPDGTYEPVADFTLELSLKRRF; this is translated from the coding sequence ATGGGCTCGGGGCTGGAGCGCTTCAAGCAGACCTTCGGCATGCGCCTCTTCGGCTGGCTGAAGATCCCCCTGCTGGCCTCGGTGCGGCCCAGCGTCATCGAGCTGTCCGAGACCCGCTGCGTGATCAAGGTGCCCCTGCGCCGCTGGTCGAAGAACCACCTTGGCTCCATGTACTTCGGGGCCCTGGCCATCGGGGCCGACTGCGCCGGGGGCCTGCTGGCCATGGATCAGATCAAGCGCTCCGGCGCCAAGGTGAACCTGGTCTTCAAGGCCTTCCAGGCCCAGTTCCTCAAGCGCCCCGAATCCGACGTCTACTTCATCTGCGAAGAGGGGCAGGCCATCCGCGACCAGGTCAGGCGGGCCCTCGAATCCGAGGACCGCATCACCGAGCCCATGCACATCCAGGCCGCCGTGAAGCTTCCGGACGGCACCTACGAGCCCGTGGCGGACTTCACGCTGGAGCTGAGCCTGAAGCGCCGTTTCTAG
- the glpX gene encoding class II fructose-bisphosphatase, whose product MEQTLSLEFLRVVEQAAIACATSIGHGRRKHSDKLAVEAMRTAMETVRMDATIVIGEGERDEAPMLFIGEKVGMGADLDGDHPQVDIAVDPLEGTNLCATGAPNAIAVMAATERGGLLHAPDLYMEKLVVGPSAKGKVSLDAPVGETLKIIAKSLDRQVSEITVSVLDRDRHAQLIADIRTAGARIQLIGDGDLSAAISAAVSGTGIHAVMGTGGAPEGVLSAAALKCLNGEIQGRLKVDTNTASREKAEAMGVDFGRIYFTDDLCPGKQIVFAACGVTHGNLLKGVLHFGHGLRTSSLILTYGARQVRFIDTVHIKEGENVTVRF is encoded by the coding sequence ATGGAACAGACCCTGTCCCTCGAATTCCTGCGGGTGGTCGAACAGGCCGCCATCGCCTGCGCCACCTCCATCGGCCATGGCCGGCGCAAGCACAGCGACAAGCTGGCGGTCGAAGCCATGCGGACCGCCATGGAAACCGTCCGTATGGATGCCACCATCGTCATCGGCGAAGGCGAGCGGGACGAGGCGCCCATGCTCTTCATCGGAGAGAAGGTCGGCATGGGTGCCGATCTGGACGGTGACCATCCCCAGGTGGACATCGCGGTGGATCCACTGGAAGGGACGAACCTCTGCGCCACCGGCGCCCCCAATGCCATCGCAGTCATGGCGGCCACGGAGAGGGGTGGCCTGCTGCATGCGCCCGACCTCTACATGGAGAAACTGGTCGTGGGCCCCTCGGCCAAGGGCAAGGTGAGCCTCGATGCCCCCGTCGGGGAGACCCTCAAGATCATCGCCAAGTCCCTGGACCGACAGGTCTCCGAGATCACCGTCAGCGTGCTGGATCGTGATCGCCACGCCCAGCTCATCGCCGACATCCGCACCGCCGGCGCCCGCATCCAGCTCATCGGCGACGGCGACCTCAGCGCCGCCATCAGCGCGGCCGTCAGCGGCACGGGCATCCACGCAGTCATGGGCACCGGGGGCGCTCCCGAGGGCGTGCTCTCCGCCGCGGCCCTGAAGTGCCTCAACGGCGAGATCCAGGGCCGCCTCAAGGTGGACACCAACACCGCCAGCCGCGAGAAGGCCGAGGCCATGGGCGTGGATTTCGGCAGGATCTACTTCACCGACGACCTCTGTCCCGGCAAGCAGATCGTCTTCGCCGCCTGCGGCGTCACCCACGGCAACCTGCTCAAGGGCGTGCTGCACTTCGGCCACGGCCTGCGCACCTCCAGCCTCATCCTCACCTACGGGGCCCGCCAGGTTCGCTTCATCGATACGGTCCACATCAAGGAAGGCGAGAACGTCACCGTCCGGTTCTAG
- a CDS encoding ribosome maturation factor RimM, which yields MLLSGHLAKVQGLKGEFLFHALMDEPERLEGMTGLVLAPPHQNLEQGEPAPPARGISLRSFRWHQDRPCLAFAGLPDRTAAEPFKGWALWMPEAEATLDEGESFRHQWIGCEVFIAGRKVGEVLRLDPGPAGYDMVVMRDLRPGRTGQRDIPYIKAWWTLDLPNRRLELDPPEGLLDVNQVGD from the coding sequence ATGCTGCTCTCGGGACATCTGGCCAAGGTCCAGGGGCTCAAGGGCGAGTTCCTGTTCCACGCCCTCATGGACGAACCGGAGCGCCTGGAAGGCATGACCGGCCTGGTGCTGGCCCCACCCCACCAGAACCTGGAGCAGGGCGAACCAGCCCCGCCCGCCCGGGGCATCAGCCTGCGCAGCTTCCGCTGGCACCAGGACCGGCCCTGCCTCGCCTTCGCCGGCCTGCCGGACCGGACGGCGGCGGAACCCTTCAAGGGCTGGGCCCTGTGGATGCCCGAGGCCGAGGCCACCTTGGACGAGGGCGAGAGCTTCCGGCACCAGTGGATCGGCTGCGAGGTCTTCATCGCCGGGCGCAAGGTCGGCGAAGTCCTGCGCCTCGACCCCGGCCCCGCGGGCTACGACATGGTGGTGATGCGGGACCTGCGGCCCGGCCGCACGGGTCAGCGCGACATCCCCTACATCAAGGCCTGGTGGACGCTCGACCTGCCGAACCGTCGGCTGGAACTGGATCCGCCTGAGGGCCTGCTCGACGTGAACCAGGTCGGGGACTGA
- a CDS encoding NADPH-dependent FMN reductase: MRLVLMGGSLRPASLNARLLGYLARTLEARGHEVSTFSGEALRLPLYEDGEPPAAAAQALHAALAKTQGLLIVSPEYNAGIPGHLKNAVDWLSTMKPSPWAGLPVLLCAASPGAFGGARGLMAWRATLANMGALALPEAITVPHADQQLDAEGAPTDARTAASVPRTLDAFLALVARLR, from the coding sequence ATGCGACTGGTGCTGATGGGGGGAAGCCTCCGGCCCGCTTCGCTCAACGCAAGGCTGCTGGGGTACCTGGCCCGGACGCTGGAAGCGCGGGGCCATGAGGTCTCGACCTTTTCCGGTGAAGCCCTGCGCCTGCCGCTCTACGAGGATGGCGAGCCCCCCGCCGCTGCCGCCCAGGCCCTGCATGCCGCCCTGGCGAAGACGCAGGGCCTGCTCATCGTGTCGCCGGAGTACAACGCGGGGATTCCGGGCCACCTGAAGAACGCCGTGGACTGGCTCAGCACCATGAAGCCCAGCCCCTGGGCGGGTCTGCCGGTGCTGCTCTGCGCGGCGAGCCCCGGGGCCTTCGGCGGCGCCCGCGGGCTGATGGCCTGGCGCGCCACCCTGGCCAACATGGGGGCACTGGCGCTGCCCGAGGCGATCACGGTGCCGCATGCGGACCAGCAGCTGGATGCGGAGGGCGCGCCCACCGATGCCCGCACCGCCGCGTCCGTGCCCAGGACCCTGGACGCCTTCCTGGCCCTGGTGGCCCGGCTGCGCTAG
- a CDS encoding BrxA/BrxB family bacilliredoxin, whose protein sequence is MSNYPEHMVAPMRDELTQVGFQQLLTPTQVDEALQKPGTTLLVVNSVCGCAAAGARPGVTEALRSQGLRFDHLVTVFAGMEKEATAQAREYFEGAMPTSPQAAILKDGQLVHLMQRQDFLGHSPEEIAATLSAAYRRTVAAS, encoded by the coding sequence ATGTCCAACTACCCCGAACACATGGTCGCCCCGATGCGAGATGAGCTTACCCAGGTCGGCTTCCAGCAGCTCCTGACCCCCACCCAGGTGGACGAGGCCCTGCAGAAGCCCGGCACCACCCTGCTGGTCGTGAACAGCGTCTGCGGCTGCGCGGCGGCCGGGGCCCGCCCGGGCGTGACCGAGGCGCTCCGGTCCCAGGGCCTGCGGTTCGACCATCTGGTCACGGTCTTCGCGGGCATGGAGAAGGAGGCCACGGCCCAGGCGCGGGAATACTTCGAGGGTGCCATGCCCACCAGCCCCCAGGCCGCCATCCTCAAGGACGGGCAGCTGGTGCACCTCATGCAGCGCCAGGATTTCCTGGGCCACAGCCCCGAGGAGATCGCCGCCACCCTGAGCGCCGCCTACCGCCGGACCGTGGCCGCGAGCTGA
- a CDS encoding CaiB/BaiF CoA transferase family protein: MPKPLSHFRIVDLSCVLAGPFATQLLADFGAEVQKLEPPEGDPTRGWGPPFEDGETGESAYFRCANRGKTSRTIDLHTEEGKEQLFDLLKEADVLVENFRADSADRLGLGWKRLHAKFPKLILASVRGFASDVAASRRAGYDFIIQAESGWMAITGEPDGRPMKVGVALVDVLAGLYCANGIQAALLHRERTGEALHIEVPLMEAALAGLVNVAAGSLMTGEPPRRWGNAHPQIVPYQSFRCQDGDVAIGVGSDRQFEVLAMWLGLDLEARPEWKKNRGRVRDREELVPLIEARTLQSTVEEVLALCESNAIPASRVRSVDEVLYRQGGTLHNLLQPLFEVETNTMIPTLASPLLLNGERACAPLPPPRWKP; encoded by the coding sequence ATGCCCAAGCCCCTGTCCCACTTCAGGATCGTGGACCTGTCCTGCGTGCTGGCCGGCCCCTTCGCCACGCAGCTGCTGGCGGATTTCGGGGCGGAGGTGCAGAAGCTGGAGCCCCCCGAAGGCGATCCCACCCGGGGCTGGGGCCCGCCCTTCGAGGACGGCGAGACCGGGGAGAGCGCGTACTTCCGCTGCGCCAATCGGGGGAAGACCAGCCGCACCATCGACCTCCACACCGAGGAGGGCAAGGAGCAGCTCTTCGACCTCCTGAAGGAGGCCGACGTCCTGGTGGAGAACTTCCGCGCCGATTCCGCGGATCGCCTGGGCCTGGGCTGGAAGCGGCTGCACGCGAAATTCCCGAAGCTCATCCTGGCCTCGGTGCGCGGCTTCGCCTCGGATGTCGCGGCATCCCGCCGCGCCGGCTACGACTTCATCATCCAGGCCGAGAGCGGCTGGATGGCCATCACGGGCGAACCCGACGGCCGCCCCATGAAGGTGGGCGTGGCTCTGGTGGACGTGCTGGCGGGCCTCTACTGCGCCAACGGCATCCAGGCCGCCCTCCTCCACCGCGAGCGCACGGGCGAGGCCCTCCACATCGAAGTGCCGCTCATGGAGGCCGCCCTGGCGGGTCTGGTGAACGTGGCCGCGGGCTCGCTCATGACCGGGGAACCGCCCCGCCGCTGGGGCAACGCCCATCCCCAGATCGTGCCCTACCAGTCCTTCCGCTGCCAGGACGGCGACGTGGCCATCGGCGTGGGCAGCGACCGCCAGTTCGAGGTGCTGGCCATGTGGCTGGGCCTGGATCTGGAAGCCCGTCCCGAGTGGAAGAAGAACCGCGGCCGGGTCAGGGATCGGGAGGAGCTCGTCCCCCTCATCGAGGCCCGCACCCTGCAGAGCACCGTGGAGGAGGTGCTCGCCCTGTGCGAGTCCAACGCCATCCCCGCCAGCCGCGTGCGCAGCGTGGACGAGGTGCTGTACCGCCAGGGCGGCACCCTGCACAACCTGCTCCAGCCCCTCTTCGAGGTGGAGACCAACACCATGATTCCCACCCTGGCCTCGCCGCTGCTGCTGAACGGCGAGCGGGCCTGTGCACCCCTGCCGCCGCCCCGCTGGAAGCCATGA
- a CDS encoding DUF4403 family protein, protein MRPSLILLLLVLPLRAQTPPAPSAFVEELEPSTLALPIRVDLVPLLKQVEAQVPLSPPGIETWAEIKGRPRTYFRFNLIREPLTVRVKDAQVAVRVVANFGMDVGLRTIGNHFTVMGSCGRDPEPPRRVLLDLRTDIGVLPGWGVDLRQTAFEVTPLNTCEVTFLGFDITDQVTAGMKENLRAGADLLGRLVRENALARQKAQEAWTQFSQPIELGKDLYLLFQPRRVRLAPLATQGRTLIITPEIEAQPRLVLGAKPQAEATPLPDLEVNASPKPGFRLRVEADLAYTHASQQFAAQVVGKTFDTDKGRFEITSARVWGEQGKAMLEVGLKGRITGKVTLSGKPLSDPATSSLRLTDLDFTLDSQSWLARLGDWIYHSDLRRVLTDKAHFLMDQQFQGLREAVQAGLNRQLAPNLQLSGTLRAFRVAAVTTGSEGFRSQAYLEGEVQVDMK, encoded by the coding sequence ATGCGTCCATCCCTCATCCTCCTCCTGCTCGTCCTGCCCCTGCGGGCCCAGACCCCGCCGGCGCCCTCGGCCTTCGTGGAGGAGCTCGAGCCCTCGACCCTGGCCCTGCCCATCCGCGTGGATCTCGTCCCGCTGCTGAAGCAGGTGGAGGCCCAGGTGCCGCTGTCCCCTCCCGGCATCGAGACCTGGGCGGAGATCAAGGGCCGACCCAGGACCTATTTCCGGTTCAACCTGATCCGCGAACCCCTGACCGTGAGGGTGAAGGACGCCCAGGTCGCGGTGCGGGTGGTGGCGAACTTCGGCATGGACGTGGGTCTGCGGACCATCGGCAACCACTTCACCGTGATGGGCTCCTGTGGCCGTGATCCCGAGCCGCCACGGCGGGTCCTGCTGGACCTGAGGACCGATATCGGCGTCCTTCCCGGCTGGGGGGTGGACCTGCGGCAGACGGCCTTCGAGGTCACGCCGCTGAACACCTGCGAAGTCACCTTCCTCGGCTTCGACATCACCGACCAGGTCACGGCGGGCATGAAAGAGAACCTAAGGGCGGGGGCCGACCTGCTCGGCAGGCTGGTCCGCGAGAACGCCCTGGCCCGGCAGAAGGCCCAGGAGGCCTGGACGCAGTTCAGCCAGCCCATCGAGCTGGGAAAGGACCTCTACCTCCTGTTCCAGCCCCGCCGCGTCCGCCTCGCCCCTTTGGCCACCCAGGGGCGGACCCTGATCATCACGCCGGAGATCGAGGCACAGCCCCGGCTGGTGCTCGGTGCGAAACCCCAGGCGGAGGCGACGCCCCTGCCCGACCTCGAGGTGAACGCGAGCCCGAAGCCCGGCTTCCGCCTCCGGGTGGAGGCGGACCTCGCCTACACCCACGCCAGCCAGCAGTTCGCCGCCCAGGTGGTGGGCAAGACCTTCGACACGGACAAGGGGCGTTTCGAGATCACCTCCGCCCGCGTCTGGGGCGAGCAGGGCAAGGCCATGCTGGAGGTCGGGCTGAAGGGCCGCATCACGGGAAAGGTCACGCTGTCCGGGAAGCCCCTGTCCGATCCAGCCACCAGCTCGCTGCGCCTCACCGACCTGGACTTCACCCTGGACAGCCAGAGCTGGCTGGCCCGGCTGGGCGACTGGATCTACCACTCGGACCTGCGCCGGGTGCTGACGGACAAGGCCCACTTCCTCATGGACCAGCAGTTCCAGGGCCTGCGCGAGGCCGTCCAGGCCGGCCTCAACCGGCAGCTGGCCCCGAACCTCCAGCTCAGCGGCACCCTGAGGGCCTTCCGGGTGGCCGCCGTGACCACTGGCAGCGAGGGGTTCAGGTCCCAGGCCTACCTCGAAGGCGAGGTCCAGGTGGACATGAAGTAG
- a CDS encoding Mpo1-like protein translates to MSDWIQAYGESHQHPVNRACHTVGIPLVTLSILLLLAAPLVPWLWKAGLVLFGVGWFFQFLGHAVEGKPPEFFKDWRFLLVGLRWWALKVSGRVPPAP, encoded by the coding sequence ATGTCCGACTGGATCCAGGCCTATGGGGAGAGCCACCAGCATCCCGTCAACCGCGCCTGCCACACGGTCGGCATTCCCCTGGTGACGCTGTCGATCCTCCTCCTGCTCGCGGCGCCCCTGGTTCCGTGGCTCTGGAAGGCCGGGCTTGTCCTGTTCGGGGTGGGCTGGTTCTTCCAGTTCCTGGGCCACGCCGTGGAGGGGAAGCCCCCCGAGTTCTTCAAGGACTGGCGCTTCCTCCTGGTGGGGCTCCGCTGGTGGGCCCTCAAGGTGTCGGGCCGCGTCCCTCCCGCGCCCTGA
- a CDS encoding DUF4442 domain-containing protein, translated as MPESFRTRLMRWGFNLWPCYRGTGGRVTFIAADWQEVRIRLPLSWRTRNYVGTIFGGSLYGAVDPFYMLMLMKNLGPDYQVWDKAATIRFRKPGRGTLTATFCIEASELEEIRRLLQEQPKVDRTYTIRLVDQAGSVHAEVDKVIHISLRRPS; from the coding sequence TTGCCTGAGTCGTTCCGCACCCGCCTCATGCGCTGGGGCTTCAACCTGTGGCCCTGCTACCGGGGCACGGGCGGACGCGTCACCTTCATCGCCGCGGACTGGCAGGAGGTCCGGATTCGCCTGCCCCTGTCCTGGCGCACCCGGAACTACGTGGGCACCATCTTCGGCGGCAGCCTCTACGGGGCCGTGGATCCCTTCTACATGCTCATGCTCATGAAGAACCTGGGACCGGACTACCAGGTCTGGGACAAGGCCGCGACCATCCGGTTCCGCAAGCCCGGCCGCGGCACCCTGACGGCCACCTTCTGCATCGAAGCCTCCGAGTTGGAGGAGATCCGGCGCCTGCTGCAGGAACAGCCCAAGGTGGACCGGACTTACACGATCCGCCTGGTGGACCAGGCAGGCTCGGTCCATGCGGAAGTTGACAAGGTGATCCACATATCGCTGCGCCGGCCTTCCTGA
- the rpsP gene encoding 30S ribosomal protein S16: MLSIRLARNGAKKRPFYHIVVSENDRIPTGQAVEVLGFVNPIAGAGEAVRIDVEKAKSWLQKGAQPSKTVLDLFKKNQVL; the protein is encoded by the coding sequence ATGCTTTCGATCCGTCTTGCTCGCAATGGTGCCAAGAAGCGCCCGTTCTACCACATCGTCGTTTCCGAGAATGACCGCATCCCCACCGGCCAGGCCGTGGAAGTGCTGGGCTTCGTGAACCCCATCGCCGGCGCCGGCGAGGCGGTCCGCATCGACGTGGAGAAGGCCAAGTCCTGGCTGCAGAAGGGTGCCCAGCCCTCCAAGACCGTGCTCGACCTGTTCAAGAAGAACCAGGTCCTGTAG
- a CDS encoding KH domain-containing protein: MNLEAFLRDVLTPLLDHPDALRVEISGEGRRRDVLVFADPQDRGRIIGKHGRMISALRTLCKTAGEKAGLSVDLELYDGDEQEA, encoded by the coding sequence ATGAACCTCGAAGCCTTCCTGCGCGATGTGCTGACGCCGCTGCTGGACCACCCTGACGCCCTCCGGGTGGAGATCTCAGGCGAGGGGCGGAGGCGCGACGTGCTGGTCTTCGCCGACCCCCAGGATCGCGGCCGCATCATCGGGAAGCACGGCCGCATGATCTCGGCCCTGCGCACCCTCTGCAAGACCGCGGGTGAGAAGGCCGGCTTGTCGGTGGATCTCGAGCTGTACGACGGGGACGAGCAGGAGGCCTGA
- the sppA gene encoding signal peptide peptidase SppA — protein sequence MKDFLKSFFATLLALMVAGGLAFVLFFGLLAVIGSSGKPTVPGKAVLVFDLDTSLSDGERDTEPSEAITEAMGGGGAHSQVLPVIIEALDRAASDSRITALFLTGNLQSAGPAQLRELREAIQRFKAKKPVLAYNLGWGKRDYYLAAGATTVIINPFGEMEVNGLASEPMFFGEAFKKYGVEVQVTRVGKYKSAVEPFITDRMSDPNREQIQMLLDDIWGEWKDTVAKDRKKQPADLQAIADERGLLEAEDAKKLGLVDRIAPYDEVLDELKKLAGKQAKDKDFPQITLATYAGIPGEAKTGKARIAVLVAEGEIVDGEGKSTQIGGERLSRELRRLRLDERVKAVVLRVNSPGGSASASELIQREVVLTKKVKPLVISMGHLAASGGYWISTYGDRIFAEPTTITGSIGVFGLLPNVKKLANGHGITWDSVQTAKLANPMTLTRPKSDLELNRIQGLVDHIYEQFVAKVADSRKMKKEAVHEIAQGRVWSGREAVKLGLVDEIGGLGAALKHAAKMAKVENDFYVAGPEREPDALKDLLRSLGQGKSRKLTKPGPVDALAEAFKLQLERVSALNDPRGVYARMAFEIDLK from the coding sequence ATGAAGGACTTCCTCAAGAGTTTCTTCGCCACCCTCCTGGCCCTGATGGTGGCCGGGGGCTTGGCGTTCGTGCTGTTCTTCGGCCTGCTGGCGGTCATCGGGTCCTCGGGCAAGCCGACCGTGCCGGGCAAGGCCGTGCTGGTCTTCGACCTGGACACGAGCTTGTCGGATGGCGAACGGGACACCGAACCCAGTGAGGCCATCACCGAGGCCATGGGCGGCGGCGGCGCCCACAGTCAGGTGCTGCCCGTGATCATCGAGGCCCTCGACCGGGCAGCCTCGGATTCTCGCATTACCGCCCTGTTCCTCACGGGGAACCTCCAGAGCGCGGGCCCCGCCCAACTGCGGGAACTGCGGGAGGCCATCCAGCGGTTCAAGGCGAAGAAGCCGGTGCTGGCCTACAACCTGGGCTGGGGCAAGCGGGACTACTACCTGGCCGCGGGCGCCACGACGGTAATCATCAACCCCTTCGGCGAGATGGAGGTGAACGGCCTGGCCAGCGAGCCCATGTTCTTCGGTGAGGCCTTCAAGAAGTACGGCGTGGAGGTGCAGGTCACCCGCGTGGGCAAGTACAAGAGCGCGGTGGAGCCCTTCATCACCGACCGCATGAGCGATCCCAACCGGGAGCAGATCCAGATGCTGCTGGACGACATCTGGGGCGAGTGGAAGGACACCGTCGCCAAGGACCGCAAGAAGCAGCCCGCCGACCTCCAGGCCATCGCTGACGAGCGTGGACTGCTCGAAGCCGAGGATGCCAAGAAGCTCGGCCTGGTGGACCGCATCGCGCCCTACGACGAGGTGCTCGACGAGCTCAAGAAGCTGGCCGGGAAGCAGGCCAAGGACAAGGATTTCCCCCAGATCACCCTGGCCACCTACGCCGGGATACCGGGTGAGGCGAAGACCGGCAAGGCCCGCATCGCCGTGCTGGTGGCAGAAGGGGAGATCGTGGATGGCGAAGGCAAATCCACCCAGATCGGTGGCGAGCGGCTCAGCCGCGAGCTGCGGCGCCTGCGCCTGGATGAGCGGGTCAAGGCCGTGGTGCTGCGCGTGAACAGCCCCGGCGGCAGCGCCTCGGCCTCGGAGCTCATCCAGCGGGAAGTCGTGCTCACCAAGAAGGTGAAGCCCCTGGTGATCTCCATGGGCCACCTGGCGGCCTCCGGCGGCTACTGGATCAGCACCTATGGCGATCGCATCTTCGCCGAGCCCACCACCATCACCGGCTCCATCGGCGTCTTCGGCCTGCTGCCCAACGTGAAGAAGCTCGCCAACGGCCACGGCATCACCTGGGACAGCGTGCAGACCGCCAAGCTGGCCAACCCCATGACCCTGACCCGTCCCAAGAGCGATCTGGAACTGAACCGGATCCAGGGTCTGGTGGATCACATCTACGAGCAGTTCGTGGCGAAGGTGGCCGACAGCCGGAAGATGAAGAAGGAGGCCGTCCATGAGATCGCCCAGGGCCGCGTGTGGTCCGGCCGCGAGGCCGTCAAGCTGGGCCTGGTGGATGAGATCGGCGGCCTGGGCGCGGCCCTGAAGCACGCCGCGAAGATGGCCAAGGTCGAGAACGATTTCTACGTGGCCGGGCCCGAGCGCGAGCCCGATGCCCTGAAGGACCTGCTCAGGAGCCTCGGCCAGGGGAAATCGCGGAAGCTGACCAAGCCCGGGCCCGTGGATGCGCTGGCCGAAGCCTTCAAGCTGCAGCTGGAGCGGGTCTCGGCCCTGAACGACCCCCGGGGCGTCTACGCCCGCATGGCCTTCGAGATCGACCTGAAGTAA
- the cutA gene encoding divalent-cation tolerance protein CutA: protein MTDVCTVMTTCGSEETALTIAAALVDQAYAACVNIVPSIKSYYYFKGETHLDEEVMLIIKTTRELFPQVSEVITDLHTYEVPEILMFPIEEGSEPFLDWIRQSVNRLA, encoded by the coding sequence ATGACCGACGTCTGCACCGTCATGACCACCTGCGGGAGCGAGGAAACCGCCCTCACCATCGCCGCCGCCCTGGTGGACCAGGCCTATGCCGCGTGCGTGAACATCGTCCCCAGCATCAAGAGCTACTACTACTTCAAGGGGGAGACCCACCTCGATGAGGAGGTCATGCTGATCATCAAGACCACCCGGGAGCTCTTCCCGCAGGTCTCCGAGGTGATCACCGACCTGCACACCTACGAGGTCCCCGAGATCCTCATGTTCCCCATCGAGGAGGGCTCCGAGCCCTTCCTTGACTGGATCCGCCAGAGCGTGAACCGGCTGGCCTGA